DNA from Archaeoglobus veneficus SNP6:
TCCAAAATTCAGAACTCTGACTTCAGTCTGAAGCTTTTCCTCGAGAATGGCAGCAAGTTCTTCGAGTTCGACTCCGTTGCTCAGCCTGCCTGCAAAGCCTATTGCCTTTCCGTGGTAAAATCCGAAAGGTTCTTCAACTTCTGCTCCAACGATTTCGAGAAGTTTTACGTTGTTTCCAATCTCTGGATGAGCGTCAAGGGGTAAATGAGCTGCGTACAGCGAAATTCCATTTTCGAGCAAAAATCGAAGCCTTTTTGCAACGATGCCCGTGACATACTCGATACCTCCCCAGACGAGGCCGTGGTGAACAACGAGCATGTCCGCGTTGGTGTCCCTTGCTTTCTCGAAAGTTTCCATGCACGCATCGACGGCAAATGCTACTTTTTCCACCTCTTCTTTCCCCTCGACCTGAAGACCGTTTTTCGATGTCTCACTCCACTCTCCAGTTTTGAGGAACTCATCTAAAAAGAAGGTAAGTTCTCTGAGTCTCATACCTGCCCTCACTTAATCCAGACTCTCCTGCCTTCCTCTATGAAGATAAGCCTCGATCCAACCTTGCTCAGCAGGTCGGCAACTCTTTCGAGGTGCCTCGCAACCAGAACCATGTCAACCATGTCTTCTATAAGGTCGGGATTCTGCTTGGCTGTTTTGACGATGCTCTCGATGGACTCCACATAGTAGCGATCAACGAGGTCATCGAGGCTAATCAGCTCTCCTCTGAGGTTTGCAGTGTTTCCAGTCTCTATTGCGTGGCCTACCAGGTCGAACATCCTCAGGATCGCTTCTTTCATTTTTTCGAAGATGGTCATGGTCTCGTCAAAACCACTCTTGATAGTGTACATTGCTATTTCCTGTGTTAAGTCGGTTATTCTCTCGTAGTGCCCGGAGATTCTCATCATGCTGACGACGAAACGCAGATCCCACGCAACGGGCTGAAAGAGTGCAACGATGGAAACACACTCGCAGTCAACATCTGTATTCATCACGTCGATTATGTGCTCTATCTGGATGACTTTCTTCCTCTTCTCTTCATCTCCCCTGAGCCCGTCGAGGCACAGCTCAACGGCCTTCCTCGACAGGCTGTGGGCTTCGAGAATTTCGTGCTTGATATCCTTAAGCCTTTCTTCCAGAGCTCTCATTCATCTCCCCCTGTGAATATTAACCAACTCTACCTGTCAGGTAATCCTCAGTAAGCTTTTCAAGCGGCTTCTCGAACATCTCTGCTGTACTTCCAAATTCCACAAGTTCACCCATCCAGAAGAAGGCAGTGTAGTCGCTGACTCTTCCTGCCTGCTGAATATTATGGGTTACTATCACTACAGTATAATTACTTTTAAGCTCATTTATTAAATCTTCGATCTTCAGCGTTGAAATTGGGTCGAGGGCCGAAGCTGGCTCATCCATAAGGAGGATTTCCGGCTTTACTGCAAGAGCCCTCGCTATGCACAATCGCTGCTGTTGTCCACCACTCAACGCAAATGCTGATTCGTGAAGCCTGTCTTTGACCTCATCCCACAGTGCTGCTTTCTTCAGGCTATCCTCCACTATTTTATCGAGGGTCTTCTTGTCTTTTATCCCCTGTATTCTTGGCCCGTAGGCAACGTTGTCATATATTGACTTGGGAAACGGGTTTGGTCTCTGGAACACCATACCTATCTTTCTCCTGAGCCAGGGAAGGTCCACATTTTTGTCATATATATTTTTTCCTTCAAATATTACTTCTCCCGTCGTCCTGACTTCAGGAGCCATAACCTCGTTCATACGATTTAAGGCCCTTAAAACCGTGCTTTTTCCGCAGCCAGACGGACCTATAATTGCCGTAACCCTGTTCTTCTCAATGTTGAACGTTACATCCTTAATAGCATGGTTTTTGCCGTACCACACGTTCAGGTTTTTAACTATCAGGGCAGCCCGTGATTCGGGAATCTGAACACCGTAGGCTGTAATACTACCACCTCCTTGCCTTTCTGTAGCGGTACCTTATAATTGTGGCGGAAGCAATCATAATGAAAACTATGGCGATAAGAACTGTGGCCGTCGCAGCCGCATATGTTTTCGCGTAGGGCGACGCATGCTGGGTTGCGAGAACGTAGGTGTGGTAAGGTAGGCTCATAAAGCGATCGAAAGGCGAGTTTGGCAGCCTTCTTATGTAGAACACCGCTCCAGTAAAAAGAAGCGGAGCAGTTTCGCCCATAGCCCTTGCGAGGCCTATTATTGCTCCTGTGAGAACACCGGGCAGAGCATAGGGCAGAATGGCATTCTTTATAGTCTGCCACTTCGTCGCGCCCAGTGCATAGCTTGCAAGCCTAAAATCGTTAGGAACACCCTTCAGAGCTTCTTCGCTGCTAGTTATCACCCACGGCAGCGTCATAACTGCAAGGGTCAGCGATGCAGCGATTATACTCTCTCCAAAGCCAAAGAAGTACACGAAGGCTGCAAGGCCGAAGAGACCGTAAACGACTGAAGGCACACCAGCGAGGTTTCTTATGGCCATCTTAATGAGTCTGACAGTTCTGCCCGCCCTCGCGTACTCGTTCAGGAATATTGCAGCCCCAACTCCGAGAGGAATTGAAAAAACAGCAGTCATTACCGTAACATAGATGGTTCCGAGGATTGCGGGGAATATACCACCCTTTGTTATGTCTCTGTGTTCCCAATTAGCTGTGAGAAACTTCAGGTTGATTACACCTATCCCCTCCTTCACGATGTACAGTATGACGAAGAGGAGAAATGCTATTGTCAGGGATGCAACGAGTCTGAATATCGCAAAGACTATTTTATCGGTCTTCATTGGCCGAACCTCCTTCTGTACCTCTCGAGAACCTGATCCGCTGCGAGGTTTATGACGAAGGTTATCAGCAGGAGGAGCAACCCCTGGGCGAAAAGTGCCTGATAGTGGAGGTCGCCAACTACGGTTTCTGGGAGCTCGATGGCTATGTTGGCTGTTACCGGCCTTACGGGGTCGAATATACTGTGAGGCATCGCTTTTGCGTTTCCAGCAACCATAAGCACAACCATTGTTTCTCCGATGACTCTTCCGAGGGCGAGCATTATTGCAGCAACGATTCCACCTATCCCGGCGGGTAGAACGACTCTGCTAATAGTCTGCCACTTTGTCGCACCGAGAGCTTCGCTTGCAAACCTGAAATCTCTCGGAATAGCAGCAAGAACATCCTCGCTTATACTCGCGATTGTAGGAATTGCAAGAAATCCCACGAGAATTCCAGCGTTCAGGGCGTTGAGAGCGAGAGGGACATTGAAAATCTCGGAGATAAAAGGTGCGAGAAAGATTATTCCAAAGAGACCGAGCACGACGGTTGGTATGCCCGCGATGGACTCGATGGCCGGTTTCAGATATTCTCTTACAGCAGATGACGCAACCTCAGACATGTATATGGCGAGCATGAGGCCTGCGGGAATGGATATGGTCATGGCTATGGCGGCAATGTAGAGGGTTCCGGCAAAGAGTACAAGCATTCCCCAGCCTGGTGGAGATGCTGTTGGATCCCAATCAGTGGAGAATATTTCCGTGATGCTGACATGCTGGAAGAACTGAACGCCGGTTGCAGCGATAAAGGCTGTGATAGCGAGAAGGATAACTATTGCAGAAATTCCAGATATAAAAAATAAACTCTGGAGCAATTTTTCTTTCAGCTCCATAGTACCACGTGGAGTTGGCGGTTATAAACTATTCGATTTTAGCCCAGAAGTTCTGCTGGTTCCATTCCCTGTCGGTTTTGAGTATCGGGTAGAACCCCGACTCCTTCACTATCTGCTGGCCCTCCTCGCTCACTTCGAACCTGAAGAAGTCCTTCAGAACTTCGCCCTTCTTGCCCTGGAAGTACTGCGGTAGCGTATACTGCTGCAGAGGTCTCGATATCGGGTACTTGCCCTCCTCGACTGCCTTTTCGTCCAGAGGTGAGTAGTAGTTCTTTCCATCCATGGAGACTTTAACGACCTTTATTGCATCGCTGAGATATCCTACTCCAATATAGCCGATTCCGTTGGGGTCGCTCGCAACAGCATCGCGTATCTGGATATTGCCTGCAAGATTCCTCATTGTCCCGCTGTACCCCTTGCCTGTGTAGGGCCTAACGACATGCTCGAGGAAGAACTCGTAGGTTCCCGATGTGCTCTGTCTTCCATAGAGGGTTATCGGCGCATCGTTACCTCCAACTTCCTTCCAGTTCGTTATCTCGCCTGCGAATATCTTTGCTACCTGCTCGACCGTTAGCTTATCCACTGGGTTAGAGGGGTTTACAACCACTGCCAGCATGTCTCTTGCAATAATCAGCCTGAGTGGTTCTGTGCCATACTTCTGCTTTATCTGCTCGATTTCGCTGTCCTTCATCTCTCTCGACGCGTCAGCCACATCGATTTCTCCGTTAATCAGTGCCTTTATTCCCGTTCCACTACCTCCTCCACTTACCACGATGCTCGTGTCAGGATTTTTTTCCATATATGCCTCCGCAAGATTAGAAACGAGCTGAACGAGGGTGTCGGAGCCTTTGATGTATATTTCCAAGCTTTCCTCATCTTTTGGGCCCTGCTGGACACAACCGCATATCAGGAGTGCAACCAGAATGAGGAACACGAGCCATCTCATACCTCAACGTTTTTCGGGGGCAGTATATCTACTTTCTCTTCGTATTTTAGGTAAAATATATAGGATACATAGACCCATGGATAAAGATATATATTCGTTAGAGTTATGTATACTTATGCGGGTGGAAGCGCGTAAAATATATTTCAGCGGCGGCAGCAGCTACATAATAACGCTGCCAAAAAAATGGGTAGAAGATAACGGTTTGAAGGCTGGAGACTCGGTTGTCATGCACATCGGCAGGAATACCGTCTGCATATCTCCTCAGATTCCTAAGAGCGTCAGGAAAGAGGTTGTAATCGATGCTAAGGGTCTTGGCAGGGCGTGTCTTGTCAGGCGGATAATTTCATGCTACCTTGCCGGCTACGACTCTCTTCGAATTAAGGTTTACAACGAGGAACACAGGAAGGCTGCGGATCTGGCTGCAGACACGCTTATTGGGGCTGAGATAATGGAAGACCTTGGAAAGGTTATCAGCATGGAGGTGTTTCTCGACGATCGCTTTAGAACGGACGATGTCCTCGAAAGGATGGGTAACATGTGCATAGCCATGCTGTCCGACTTCTGTTCGGCTCTGAAGAACTTCAACGAGTACATGTGCAATTCCATCATTCTGAGGGAGAACGAAATTGATAGACTTCACTTCCTCGTTCTGAGGCAGGTGAATCTTGCAGTGCAGTACAGAGAAGCAGACACGGGTGCGCACTCCAGAGAACTCTTCGGATACTGGACGTTTGCGAGGCGATTTGAGCGTATTGCTGACCATGCTGCGAACATGGCAAGAAACCTGCTCAGACTCGGAAGGAGTATACCGGAACTCTGTGATATTGTTGAACCCTGCCTGGATATGCTCAAAATGGCGAGTATTGCCTTTTTCAGGAAAGATACAGAGATTGCAGATGCAGTTCTTACAGAGTTCGAAGACTTGAAGTATCTCGAGGAGAGGTTTTACAGGAAAATAATCGAGCATGGGGTTGAGGAAGCAATTCAGCTCAAGTCGATAATAGACAGCCTGACGAGAATTGCAGCGTATTCCGCAGACATGGCAGAGATAGCCCTCGACATTGCTGTCGAGCACGAATAAAATTTGAAGAACTAATTCACACCTTTTCTGTCTATCACCCCCCACAGGCTCTGATTAATTTTAAATAATTTATCATTAATAAACCTTTCGATTTACCACATGATGTTTAGTGATGCAATAGCTGGCGGTAGCTAGCCAAACGTTAAACAGTTATACCTTCGAGGATGTAATTTACTCATGCCTCCCACGGCGCTGCTGGTTATAGATATGCAGAAGGATTTCTGCTACAGCGATGGCAGTCTCTTTATCGGAGAACATGTTAAGAACATCTTTGAGCCCCTCAGAAGAGTTGTTGAAGTCGCCAAGGGAAAAATTCCCGTCATCTACACTCAGGACTGGCACCGCAGCGACGATGCGGAGTTTGCTGTCTGGCCAGCACACTGTATTGAGGGGAGTAGAGGAGCTGAGGTAATTGACGAGTTACCCAAGGCGGATTACTACGTCAAAAAAAGAAGATATTCTGCCTTCTTTGCAACAGACCTCGATTTGCTGCTGAGAGAGCTTGGCGTGGAGATGATTTACCTTGCGGGAGTTGCAACGAACATATGTGTCATGCACACGGCCATAGATGCTGTTCAGATGGGCTATAAAGTTGCAGTTCTGAAGGACTGCACCGCATCCCTCGATAACTATAGCCACGAGTACGGTCTGTATCACATGGAAAACGTCTTGAAGGCGGAGATTATCACGTCTGGGGAATTTCTATCTTAACTCTCTGTCTTCAGTCTGAAGATTGCATGCAGCGAGGCGAGAAGCAGCGCAAAACCAGCGGAAGTATAGGTATTAAAGCCAGCAAGCCTGAGAGCGAGGAAGACCACAAAAAGAAGGCTGATGAAACCGGCAGAGATTGAAATGTTTTTGGCCATTTTTCTGATTTCTTCGGAAGGCATGCCTCAGACTCTCCCTTCTCCTCACTGCTCAGATCGCCCATCAGTCATCATCGGCATCGATAATCTGAGGAGGAGATACTAAAAACTTCCGCCGTACCGGCTGCAATGGCAAAAGTAATAAATATTTTTGAAATTTTAAAATACGGTATGCGCTGGTTACCGTTGATTGTAGTCATAGTGATTGCAACACTTTCTGCTGGCTGTGCCCAGCCGAAGGTTCAATCGGTTGAGATGAGCTGGGGGGAAGTCAACGATGAGTATACAGAAATAGTCTCAAGTATCGAGGTAAATAATCCGTATCCCATATCCATCCCTCTCAGCGATGTTGAAGTTGAAATATTCATGAACGGTGTTCTGATGGGGCATGGAAATGCCGTTGGTGACACCACAATCTCACCGCCGAGCGACACGCTGAAACTTTCGATAAAGCTCCTGAACGACCGCCTCGTGGACTGGTGGGTCAGCCACATAGAGAATGGAGAAGAAACCGTGATGAAAATCAAAACAAGCCTGATTTTCAGCATCTTTGGCTACAAACTCAGCATACCCATCGAGAACTCCAACACGTTCCAGACGACTTTCCTGTCATCCATATCGCCAGAGGGCATGTCATTGAGTATTGGAGGGATAAAGGCCATTGAGGTGAAGGACGCGAAGCTCAGGTGGGGTGACGTTGACAGGAGCAGAACACAGATAATTGTGAGCGCGGTTGTTAAGAACAACCTGCCTGTTCCGATTCCTGTCAAGTTCATGGAGTACGAAATCACGATGAACGGCATAAGGATGGGCGAGGGCAGAGTTGTCAGCGACACGGTAATCAAGCCAATGAAACAGGACACCGTTGAATTCGTAATGGAGATTGACAACACAAAGATACCCGACTGGTGGGTCAGCCACGTCAAAAACGGTGAGAAGACCACCGTGAGCATAAAGGCGAAGGTAGGCCTCGACGTACAGGGGAAGGAATACTCTGTGGACCTCTACACCTACAGCTACGACTTCACCACTGATCTTCTGACATCGATGTAGCTCCGAAAGTCTTATTTCCCAGCTCAGTCAACAGATCAAAAAAGTCCCGTGGGGTAGTGGTCAATCCTGCCGGCCTTTGGAGCCGGAGACGGGGGTTCGAATCCCCCCGGGACTACTTGTTTTTGGTGGGTTAGGTGTATTATCCTCTCCACGGCAAATAATGGCATTTCTTAGTTCCTCAACAACCATTTCAAGTCTCCTAAGTCTCCCTTCCACATCACTGCCTACAATTTGCTGCATACCAAAGTATGCACTCGGTATCCCCTCAACTTCTTTGCTATCACTAAATCTATGGTTAGGTGCAAAACATCTTAAACTTATCTCCCAAGAACTTCTCAATCCAAGCCGTTGCAAAGGAGATTGATTCAGTTAACTTTCTGAAAGCCTTGGAAATCGTTTCCTTCAGCTCCTCTATATTCAGCGGAGATACTTCAGAAACAAACCTTTTAACGCTCTTCCAAACGTTCTCAATCGGATTCAAGTCGGGAGAGTAGGGAGGGAGATAAACCAGTGCAATATCAAGCTTTTCAGCTTCCTCTCTCACTTTCTTTGCATGATGCGTCCTGAAATTATCGAGAACGATCACGATTCTTTTCCCAGGATTTGTTTCTCTAATCTTTTTTAGAAATGCTATGAATTCTTCAGTCCTGTTTCTTTCTGGAAACTCTATTACGCTCTCTCCGTTCAAGCTATAGAATCCTGAAACCTTAGCTTTGACGTACGTGGCAACTCTTTTAACCGGCTTTCCGAAACTCCACAGCCTTGCAGTATTTGCATTCGCTTCGACTGCCATCTCATCAATGAATCCTAGGATGTCTTGATCAATCTCAGCTTCATCCAGGTTTTTTTAAAGTGTCCTCAGCGTTATCGGGCTTTCTGTAATCCTTCTGATAAGGTTTAGCGTATTTCATGCCAAAAGATCTGAGAATTCTCCTGACCTGCCACGAAGAATACTTAACTCCAAACTCAGCTTCAATTAGCTCCTGAACTTCTTTCGTCGTCCACGAATCCCCTTCTTTTAGCATCTCTCTGAGTTTCTCTTTCTGCTCCTTCGTGAGTTTTGCTGGCCTTCCTCCTCCAAATTCCGGAATTAAGCCTTCGTAGCCTTTTGAGTTCCACCTTTTTAGCCATGCGTAGCCTGTTGCTTTGGTAATTCCTACGAGTTCGGCGGCTTCTTCAACGTTCATTCCTTTATAGAGGTATCTTATGAAGTAAAGTCTCTTAAGAACTCTCGTGTCTTTTTCAAGCCTTTTGATTCTTCTATCGAGTTCTTCTGCTGGCAGATGCTTCACTACTTCGTAGACGCGTTTTCTACCCATGGTTTTGGTTGTTATTTTTAGTATAAATAGTTTTGCTCAAGACCATAATATCGACTTCTTCCTTCGCCCATCTGACGGGTTCTTCTTGGACGTTCTGATTGAGGAGGGATTCGAGTTCTTCGAGCTTTTGGAGGACTTGGAGGCCGAGAGGAGTGAGGGTGTAGAGTTTTACAGGTCTTCCAAGCTCGTTTATCCCTGTCTTTTCGGAAATAATTCCAATCTCTTTTAACTCTTCGAATCTTTTGTAGATTGTTTTTTCACTTGCAGAAGAGACTATATCCACTATTCTGCTTGGCTGCAGCTCCTTGTGATCTGAAATTACCTTTAAGATTTCGTAAACTGAATATCTTCCCAAAACATTCACACAACTACAACTGGGAGAGGTAATTTCAGAATTTCTTCCACTTGTCATAGAACCTTTGGAGAGAATATTTAGGAGATATATTGTTAAAAAATTAACTATCCTTCTTGAGCCTCTCTTTCCTTTTGTTGCATAGTCTCGTATTCTCGAATAAATTGCTCGATCGCAATTTTAAGATTTTCTGATATCTCACTGTTCTCGGCAAGCCTCTCGATACGATCGATGATTTGGGGAGAAAGTTCAATAAAACGCTCAAGCCACACCAAATCAAGCTTGTAATGTGTCTTCCCTACTACATCTGACACAGATTTATTGAAAGTCTTTTTGAGGGATCTCTCTAATAACCTGATTAGTCCTTTGTCAGTGCTTATAACCTTTTGAATCCACTCCTTGACTTCTTCTTCACCAGCCCAAGCTACCCAGCAATAAAGGACCTGTTTTAAATCTGGGGTTTGGAGTAAGGAGTCTTGTCGAGCCGCATCCCGCACCTTATTAAGAGCGATTTTTTCCAGTTCTTCAAGGTGCTCTGCGATGATAAGTCTTTTTTCTTCAGGGACTGGTTGCTTGGCTCCGTATTTGCCGTGTTGTCGGCCGATTGCAGTTACTAAATCTACGATTGTTGAGACTGCTCGACCATATAAAATGGCATCTTTCAACACTTCAAACCTTTTTGATTCTTCGAGTCGAAGCAATAACTGCTGGATAATTCGCAAGATTCTAATGTCATTTCCGAACTCAAACAGCCCACTACCACCTTCAGGGCACAATAGCGAGTCGCCTACATCAAATAGCGCTTGAACAATTGAAGGAATATTCTCAGATGGGATCTCCTTTTCGGTGAAATCCTCAAGTCGTTCAAGAAATGTGCGAACTCGGGTTGTCCCATCAGGCCGTTTTTGACTGGCGAGTTCTAGGAGTTTTTCACGGAATGCCTTCGCATTGTTTGTCAGAGCAAGTATAGACTCCATCTCAGCATTGGATATGCTGCCTTCTGGTACCGCTAAGTGAAAGTAGATGGGGAATATGTCCGGGCTACATACACGGAGTTGTTTTCGCCATGTTGGTTCCCAATCTGCGCCATAATGAGTATTGCCCCAAACAGCCTCTAACTTTGGGAAGATGCGCATTAATAATCGTTTGACCGGTTCCCTATATTCATCCTGGACTTTGTCCATCCATGAATTGTGAAAAGTCTTGAGATCCTCTACATTTGGCCCAAGAAATCCTTGTCTATCGACATATCCTGCAAAATATCTCTCATTTTTGCGTATAATGTCGTAGGCCGCCGGACAAAAGACTCGTAGAGTCTCAATAGCAATGAAATCAACGGGATTTACTTCCCCTTTAACCGCTGGATACGTCACACTAAGTGTATTTACCAAGCGAACGATGTCGCGAGGTGTGTTAATAAAATAGTCTATTCCGTCCAAGTAAACATTGCTCCAATAAGTATAGTCAAACAGTTCATTTGGGGTGTCCGCCAGAATTAAATCAAGTTTTTCGAAAAACAGTTGCCGTAGCGAAGTCTTATCAGGAAGAGGTAGTTCAAACGGAACTTGAATAATTTTCTCAAGGTAGGCTTCCCCAGATATACCTTGTGTTTCTGCAAGTGCTTTTTTGGCGACTTCTTTGTCGAAAGCTAGAAGATAAATAATGTTCGGAAAATCTGCAACTGCTTTGATGACGCGAAAGAGTTGTCTGATCTCCTCTTTGGTGAGCCTGTCGATATCGTCAATAATTACCAATATCCACTTCTGCTGCTTTCGGAGCATGTCTGCGATCTCTGCCTTTAATTCGGGCACATCTTTTTGCCTTCTGCGATACCATACCACTAATACTTTGCCACCTATTGAAACATAAGGGATTGGCGCTTCAGAAACTAGCTCGGCAAAATCAGCTATTCGTTTTGTTAATTCTTTCGCTATAGATCTTTTGCTCAAAACAGCTTCCAATTGCTCGAAAAAGCGCCTTGTGAGGTCTTCATGTCCAGAAAACCACCAAGGATTAAATTGCACGATTATTGGTTGCTCAGTTTGTGGCATTTGCTGGAAATAGTGAATCATGAAGTTCAATAGTGTTGTCTTACCCGAGCCCCAGGGACCATAGATACCTATAACCAATCCTTCAACAGGAGTCATTTTGCTGATACTCTCTGTAAGATGTTTCGCAAACGGAGCATACCCTAGTCGATCATCTTCTGGATTTGTTAAAGCTTTATCTGGCGACAGGGTACTAGGATTATTAGAATTCACCATATTTTATACAGGTAGTGTCAAGTTAACACCTCCAGTAGTTGTAGAAGGCCATAAAGCTCTCCAACCAGCTCTGTACAGAGACAAAAGAACTCCTGAATGGAAATCTGTTCCAGAACCTCTTCGTTCTCTCTTTAAACCTCGAAAAGAATCCTTCTACAGCATTTCTTCTACCAAACGTTTCATGCCTGTATCTCAGCCCTAACCTTTTCAAAGCCCACAGATACCAGAAACCTCTATCAACAACGATCTCTGGCTTGTTTTCGCAATGCTTGAGAACTTCTCTAAGGAAAACGTAAGCTTCAAAGCTTCCTCTTCCTCCAGAAGCCCATATAGCTAGGCATTCCATGGTATCAACGTCTATAGCAGCCCAAACAAAGATTTGTTTCTTTTCCAGTTTTATTTTTGTTTCATCTATCGCAACAAGTCTTCTTTTCTTCTTTTCTGGTTGTTTTAAGACTGTTTTGAGTCTATGGTAGTAAATCCTAACAGATTCGTGACTTATTTCTTCGAATAAAGATAGAAAATCACTTGTTTTTCTCAAAGAAAGGCCAAAGAAGTATAATAATGCTGCAAGTATTTTAAGTTCCACATCTTTCCTGTTCCTTCGAAAGACTTTTGTAGACTTGACGTAATCTACCAACTGGCTTAGCGCAGGCTGCATAAGTTGTATCTTAGTTATTTATTTTTTGTTATTTTGACACTGCCATCTTTTAAGCTTTCAAACAATTTTTTATTAAGCATCCAAAATGCAAAGATTATGGCCATAATTTCAATGGTATACATGACAAGTTGATTATATTTTTCTATTTCAGTATCTATCGTACTCAAATATTTATGAATGGCTAGGATGTCGACAATAAGTATAACAAATGCAGAAAAAGCAATCCCGCCAAGGTTCAAGTACTTAGCGAACTCCGTGATGAAATATAATCGCCTTTTTGACTTATAGTGTGATTTAAAGTTGATGGACAGCGATAACATGAGGAGTATGATATAGAGATAGAGGCATGCAACGAGGATTCCAAAGCATCTATCCATAGCTTCAGTATTTTTTCCACCGTGTTGAAAAGATCCGGCTACTGTGGCTATCCCCACAATTAAACCAAGAAGAGGAGGCAAGATGGATATTGTTTTGTTTTGAAGCTCATAATGAAAAGTTTTAAAAATTTTTGATGATTTTATAATATATCCAAGAACAATGTCAGTTTTCTCATCCTTTCTGGTAGCATATTTATACTGTATTACGGCAGTAATTAACGATAAAATTGCTGCGAGCAATATTACAGCAGATGAAATGAATTCA
Protein-coding regions in this window:
- a CDS encoding IS630 family transposase (programmed frameshift) produces the protein MGRKRVYEVVKHLPAEELDRRIKRLEKDTRVLKRLYFIRYLYKGMNVEEAAELVGITKATGYAWLKRWNSKGYEGLIPEFGGGRPAKLTKEQKEKLREMLKEGDSWTTKEVQELIEAEFGVKYSSWQVRRILRSFGMKYAKPYQKDYRKPDNAEDTLKNLDEAEIDQDILGFIDEMAVEANANTARLWSFGKPVKRVATYVKAKVSGFYSLNGESVIEFPERNRTEEFIAFLKKIRETNPGKRIVIVLDNFRTHHAKKVREEAEKLDIALVYLPPYSPDLNPIENVWKSVKRFVSEVSPLNIEELKETISKAFRKLTESISFATAWIEKFLGDKFKMFCT
- a CDS encoding PadR family transcriptional regulator, translated to MTSGRNSEITSPSCSCVNVLGRYSVYEILKVISDHKELQPSRIVDIVSSASEKTIYKRFEELKEIGIISEKTGINELGRPVKLYTLTPLGLQVLQKLEELESLLNQNVQEEPVRWAKEEVDIMVLSKTIYTKNNNQNHG
- a CDS encoding KAP family NTPase, yielding MVNSNNPSTLSPDKALTNPEDDRLGYAPFAKHLTESISKMTPVEGLVIGIYGPWGSGKTTLLNFMIHYFQQMPQTEQPIIVQFNPWWFSGHEDLTRRFFEQLEAVLSKRSIAKELTKRIADFAELVSEAPIPYVSIGGKVLVVWYRRRQKDVPELKAEIADMLRKQQKWILVIIDDIDRLTKEEIRQLFRVIKAVADFPNIIYLLAFDKEVAKKALAETQGISGEAYLEKIIQVPFELPLPDKTSLRQLFFEKLDLILADTPNELFDYTYWSNVYLDGIDYFINTPRDIVRLVNTLSVTYPAVKGEVNPVDFIAIETLRVFCPAAYDIIRKNERYFAGYVDRQGFLGPNVEDLKTFHNSWMDKVQDEYREPVKRLLMRIFPKLEAVWGNTHYGADWEPTWRKQLRVCSPDIFPIYFHLAVPEGSISNAEMESILALTNNAKAFREKLLELASQKRPDGTTRVRTFLERLEDFTEKEIPSENIPSIVQALFDVGDSLLCPEGGSGLFEFGNDIRILRIIQQLLLRLEESKRFEVLKDAILYGRAVSTIVDLVTAIGRQHGKYGAKQPVPEEKRLIIAEHLEELEKIALNKVRDAARQDSLLQTPDLKQVLYCWVAWAGEEEVKEWIQKVISTDKGLIRLLERSLKKTFNKSVSDVVGKTHYKLDLVWLERFIELSPQIIDRIERLAENSEISENLKIAIEQFIREYETMQQKEREAQEG
- a CDS encoding IS6 family transposase; amino-acid sequence: MQPALSQLVDYVKSTKVFRRNRKDVELKILAALLYFFGLSLRKTSDFLSLFEEISHESVRIYYHRLKTVLKQPEKKKRRLVAIDETKIKLEKKQIFVWAAIDVDTMECLAIWASGGRGSFEAYVFLREVLKHCENKPEIVVDRGFWYLWALKRLGLRYRHETFGRRNAVEGFFSRFKERTKRFWNRFPFRSSFVSVQSWLESFMAFYNYWRC